ttttttactacggTGAACTTCAATAACCTTTTTAGTTTTCACATGTTAaatgattaatatcatgaaaaatcttaaattggtatatctatgataaatttactcaaaactatttATTCATCACGAAAAGCCTCAAAATGGTttagttgtgacaaatttactacaaactatttttttgacaaccaaaaactctaaattggtacacatgtgactgatttattctaaaataatttttttgatcacgaaaaactccaaacttgtatacttgtgacaaattttgtacatccgtgacaaatttaccactcgttaaattgggttaataccatgaaaaatttcaaactaatatacATATAACAAACAGaaggtaaaaatctcaatccGGTATATCTGctaattgccacgtgtcatatAACTTAGTACTTTAatagttagatttaacgaaaactaacggatggtaaatttattatagatgtatCATTGTCgggtaaaattatcataaacgttcaagtttagggttttatgtaattaaaaaaatagtttgtggtattaacccaatgtTAATGAGACTTTTCTGTTTTATCCCAAgtgctttttcaaaaaaaaaaaagtgaaaagaaaatgggCGTGCCGTTTGGCAACTTGCATTCGATTTTCATCAActagtttgaattttcaaaattaattgggGGTCACCCGCCTGGCCGCCACCATCCACGGTTGCGTCCTCCACACTCGACCGTGGACCCCACCGCCAAATTCCAGTGACAGCGAGTTCTTCCGCCATTGGCACGTTCGCTTTTGGTTCTTTCCCAATGAATGCTCTTTACTCTTTCTCCCCTCTCGCCCTTCAcaagagactctctctctccctttctgtGCAAGCGTTCGAGCTTTTCTCGAAATGAAGCTACACCAGAGCAATTCGGCCGCGGAGATCATCGCGAGCAACGAGGATCTCGTCTCCGAGATTCTCCTGCTCGTGCCCGCCAAGTCCCTCGTCCGGTTCAAGTGCGTCTCGAAGGGGTGGCTCTCGATTATCTCCGGCCCCCACTTCTCTCGCCGCCACGCTCGCCTCCACGCCAGCTCCAGAGTCTCCGGCGTCTTCCTCCGCAGGACCCCCTCCGAGCACCAATTCCTGCCGCTGGGCGCCGATTCCCGTTCTGGGTGTCCGTTCAAGTGCCTCGATTTCGTCCCCGACCCTGCGGGTCTGAAGATCTTGCAGTCTTGCAATGGGTTGCTCTTGTGCTGTAGCTTCCGCAAGATCGGGTGTCAGCGTAATTACTACGTCTTTAATCCGACGACGAGGCAGTTCGTGATGCTTCCCCATTTGGGGGGTGCTTCCTCATGTGCTACTACTGTTTATGGAGTAAGTTTGGCCCTTGACCCTTCGAAATCATCTCACTATGATGTTGTTTGCGTTAGAAGCACGGTCGAATCCGCGTACTTTTATCAAATTGAGATTTACTCGTCTCGAGACCGTGACTGGAGGCTTTCTGGGTCTCCTTTTGTCGCTCCTTTTGATATGGTGTTCGACAATGGCGTCTTTTGGAATGGTGTGGTTCATTGGATTAGCCCAACAGGGGCTTCCCTGTGCTTTGATGTCAAGAAAGAGCGGTTTCGGACGATGCCTAGACTTCCCATTTCGGAGAATCAGGGGAGTAGGAGGTTCAGGTATTTTGGGGAGTCTCGTGGGCACATGCATTTTTTTGAGATATATGGGTCACGGACCgctcaatttaagatttttgagtTGGAAAAGGATTATTCTGGGTGGTTTGTTAAATATCATGTGGAACTTGATTCTATGGTGAGTGCTTTCCCGGAGATGGTGCGCGATTACATGGATCCGGGCTATATGAATTATTATGCGTTTGTTATGCTTCATCTGGTCAGAGAAGGAAGCAATGAGGAGTCATCGCTGTTGGTTCATTTGCCAGGTAAAATCCTGACATTTAATGTTGGTGACAAGACTTTCAGGAAGCTTTACGAGATACCAGCTGATCAATCTAAAGGGTATGGCTCGTTACAATATGGGTGGCTTGATGCTTATGAATTTATCGAGACATTAGCTCCTGTTTGATGCAGATCGCTTTCCTTGTTGATATTTCCGATCTTGTAAAGCTGCAAGTTTCTTTCAGTTTCCCGTGTTTGACATGATGTAATATATGTGGCTTGAAGCCTGTTATTGCCTCCGGTGATGatggttttttcttctctcccgTTGATGGCCATGATGTATGTAATGCAATgtttttaatttgtgaaaatgagATATGTGTAGGATAACCCATTTGGAAGGATTTTTCTATGTATATCATCTTCAATCTATGGATAAATCCTAATTCCTACTCTTTACTGGATATGATTAATTGTGTATATCAGTGATATTTGAGAGTGAAGGATCATTCTGGTAGTTGAGGGCCAAGGTCAATATGGAGTTGTCTCTAGATTTGCTGCTATAACAATCTCACTTGGTCGTGACCTTTGCCATCTCTATTTCATTGTTTTTCCTTCTCAGGGAGGGATAAGGGGGGTATTTAAAATCCCAATCCTTTCAACAAAAATCCCTTGCTTAGGGCTGCTGAAACAAATGAATGCACTAGACTTATTTATTTGTGCCGAAGCTTCTATATAAgatgtatttttatttgttcctcTTTTCCCTCTTGGAGGTGATTTGTTTCCTCTGCCTTTTGTATAAACAGAATTTTCTTCTTGGGTAGGTGTTTGAGCTGTAAGATGACTGGCAGTGAAGTTTAGCATGTGCTGATCTTTGAGTGCATCTTGAGTTCCTGAGTAATAATTATTTGATGATGATTGAGTGATGAAGCCGGGAAGGGGCAAAGAACTGTTGCAAATAATGTAAAAGGTCCTGTTTTGGTGGTTAGAACAATAGTGCACAAAATCTGAGTGAATAACTTGTGGTTCTTTTGCAATATTTATAGCAAAAAGATGCGCGCCtaagtgttatttttttttttggtcattgcAGTAATTTTTTACCATGTCGTGCTGCTACATAGAGAATATTTGCATAGAAACTGAAGCTTGAGGTGTTTTCACTCCATATCATCTCAGACATTGTGCTTTTCCACTTTTGAAGATATTAATGTTATGGGTTCAATGGTTCCTCTTCTAAAACACTGTGCATGGGCTACCGTAGCTGAAGATCTTTTTCATTAAAATGGGTGAGCCCTAAACATCTTTTCTCCTTATGGGTAGTTCACCTATCTGCAACTGGCTTTTGAGTTTCCCTTTCTGTGAGCTGTGCAATACTTGGTTTGACATGAAACTTCTGAAGCCTATAGATGTCATTAGACAAACTTAATCTGTCACGTGTGTTAAAATTTCCGGCAAATCCTATTCTGTATGTGATAATGGTTCCCGATCCCCATTGCTGATTTGTCTTGCAAATTTGCAATGACATCAATGGAAGAAGTTGGTATGACTTCATTTATCCAGGATTAACTGAAGTTTGTCTGGTTCTGGGAATTGATATTATGACCTTGTTTCTGATAGTGCACCAAAACTTCTCATTACTTAGGGTTTAGGACTCTTCTGTTCCATATTGAAGTTGCAAAACTAGGAAGTCGCCTCTGTTCCTCCTCGTAGAGTCAACAGTGATGTCAGAAATGGTCGTTTGCAGTAGTAGCGTATGGGATGTGCTCTATTTGTTCAGCTTATATATGACCCTTTTGGCCTCATGTCGCAGCGAAGAAACCAAAAATCTATTCCAACAATTGCTTGCGAGATCATTTATCATAGCAGTTTATTTTCCTCTAATACCAGCCAAAAGGTGCTACAATCATTCCATCAAAAAATGGCGTAGAACGAGAAAAGCGTGATGGCTAATGCTGTCGAACACAGAGTGTCTCCTAAGCTTAAACGTTTCCTTTTACACGGGGTAGTAAGCCATCCATCTATCCACCAGGTGAAAACACTCCTTGACCTTGTATTCTGCTGCGAAATGTCCTGCTCCCTGCATGATGCACCCGAGAATCCAAGTAAGTTCATGATTGAATGCTTTGTGTGTTCAGTTAGGATTATATGATACAAGAAGAAGATTTGAGTGAGGGGGTCTGTTCTTGCCTTGACCGTGACGAACGTCAAGCTGTAGTCGTCATTGATGTACTTCTTGGCATATCTGCAAAGGAAACAGTCGAAAAGTGAGAAAGAAAGTACCCAAAAAATTAGTTACTTTGAGAGTGCTCGATTTCTTgagaaaatcatccaaaaagtcttaaacctattatacgacggttaattaagtcctaaatctttcaattgcgataatttggttccaaatcttttgacaatttgtctgCATAGTCCTTTACCATAATTATCCaagcaataaatttatgattaaattggtaaaatttcaaaaggtttaggatcgaattttgacataattgaaaggtttaagactaaattggccgtcgtgtaatatgtttaagatttttttgacagtTATCCCGGTTGTCTTTGCTATCCTTATTTCTGGCAAATAGCTCACGCGTGTTGGAATGAGCTCGGTTATTTTCTCTCGTCTTTCCAATTGAGAAGAATATTAGAGAACAATGACTAAGACATACCCTGCAGTCTGGCCGTCCACAGACCACACCCTCCAGCTCTCATCTAGAGTTAGGTTCAGATAGTTTATCCAGGCTTGAGTACCGATGTGCGGAATTGACATATCGTGATCCCCACTGCACCAGAATGGCAAATTTCGAGACCCAGTGAAGTGAAGAAGTAATAGAGGGATTTGAGATCTGAAGGGCAAGGAAAAAATGCCATTCGGTACCTAAAGATGAGCACCCGTATGTTTGCGTTGGTGAGGTTTTTGTGATAATCGACGACGCTGCTGATGACCTTCGTGTAAGCCAACGTGCTGTTGCAGTAGGGCCAGTAGCTCTTCGTCCCCTGCTTGGCGACGCGCACGTACGATGGGTTCCAGTATTTTTAGGTAGGACACTAGATCACCGCATGATAAGTTTGAACGTGTTGGAGagcgaaggagagagagagacataccGGTCGGACATGAAGCGCTTCTTGGACGCTTTTATGGTTCGCCCAAATGTAGCAGAGCATGTGGTTGTAATTCTGATCATCAAAGAGCAGATCAAATGAAGAAACTAGCCCGGGAATGCTCACAGCAAAGAGAAATGCCGGTCCTGACTCATTGTAACAGGATGTACTTGTACCAATCCTAGACAGATCTGATGTATCTAGTGAGGTATCGCTATTTTATGTTCAAAATTAACCGATTTTCGGCCGTAGAAGCAAGGAATgaaagagcgagagagagacataCGCGACACCAGAGCGCGGGACCATTGAGCGGATGGTCCATGGATTTGGCCGTGGCGTTTTCTCGGAGATATCTTCGAAGGGAAGCGTCGTCTTGCGGGTCAGGCAGGGCGTTGCTGCAATCTGGCTCCAGAATGTGGACCGTCAAAATTTTGCTGGTCAGCTGCAAATCACAAGATTCACCAGAGTTTTGGGTAAATTGCATGATTTCCCCCATACCTAGGTAAGATTTACAATCCACGCCACCTCCCGTTTGTGTTTTGTAATGCAAATCCGATCGCTTTGCTGATCGGAAGCTTAGCCTGACCGGATTTGCATCTCAATGATACACCAAATttaaggtttaaaactaaatgtCCTTCATGTGGGGGATCAATTGGAAAACATTTCTTTTGGGCAAGAGAAATTGCGAATTTTTCGAATAAAAGGAGGTGTTTTCATGTATGCATGCATGGCGAGAGCATGAATGGTGCATAAATAGCCGATAAGCATGTGCGGCCTAGGCGCAAGACCGGGATTAAAATCCCGACACCAGAAACAAGAGGAGAAAAACGGGCACACATGGACATAACATGTCATTTGTTTCGCGATGTTTTTTGTTGAAGGTTTGAGCGATACCTCGTTGATGGCATTCAAATCCACGACGCATTGAAGATTATCATCACCAACGTTCACATAGTCGCCATTGCAGTTTGTTTTGGCCGCCTGGATCACGACATTGGAAACCCGGTTAGTATCAACTTTAGCACGAAAATGATCATACTAGACGCGAGTGTGTGATTAACTTCGTCGATGAGCAGCTGTGAAACAACATGTCTTTACCTCGTAAAGCTGGTCTGAAATGAGTGCCAACCGATTAGCGTATTCGACTCTCGAGTTATCATCTATGAACGAATCCGTCACCGGGTTGCTCATTAATAAACCCTATTGTTTCACCACCACAAAGATGGGAGTTAGCCTTAATGAAGAGTGAGATAAATCTAGTCTAAGTGCTTAATCAGTCAGTCAACTATTTGGGATTGAAATGAAGCTGGCAAAGATCAAACCTTCACGTTGATAGTTGGCTCGTCCCCGGCTTCAATTCCTACATGACATTGACGAAACAACATTACATAAGTTAGTAATAAACGCCCGCGGATTATCTTTGCCAAAAGAAGCTGATTTACTCCTAAATCTTCGTCGAGCTTGGCTATGGGCACTTGAGTTTCACGAAGCTTGCAATTATGGCTACTCGAGCTTCTGAGCTCAGGGCCGTGGCCACTCGAGCTTCTTTGAACTCAACCTTCGCTGTTGAGCATTCACGAGTTAGAGGTTATGCATTGTCGGTGTTTTAGATCTTGTGGATTTTGGTTCGCATTTGTGGGATTTAAgttgagaaagagaagaagatgaagaaaaggaatATGGATTTGCCCGGGCAGTGAACCATCAATCAAATAAGGTAAGCCATTCAGTTCATGCTTAGGATTACCCAACCGGATACGGATTGGAGTCATAACGACGAAAGATAGGCGAACGAAGATCATGAAAATTGTTGCATATGACTAGAATCGCACTTGGGAAAGGGAAGTGAATCCCTTGGAAGTTCATTCATCTGGCATTGGATGTGTCCGTACCGAAGATGAATTTCCTGGCAAAACGTCTTTAGCAAATTTCTATTAATGGGAACGCGACTGATTCACGAACATTAGTGACGCTTTCTAGAAAGTAAATGAAGGATTTTAATCGATGACTTACCGTCCACAATCGTTTGGACGATCATAGGAACAGCCATTCCGGAATAAGAGGAGCCGCCGACGTAGAGTTGATTCTCCAAGAATTGCGTATGATTTACCAACCACTGTGCCACAGCAAGCcaagtacaaaagaaaaaaatgtattttccaAGTCAAGACAAACCTCCTCAAACGACAAATATCAACATATAAAACGTGAAAGTAGGCAAAATAAACCAAACCTTTCTCAAGAATTCATAGCTGTGCGCCACAAATGAGTAGTCGTCCACGTTGTAACCGTCCGCGGTGGTCGAGTAAGAAAACCCTGTCCCCACAGGCGCGTCCAAAAATATGATGTTCAAGCCCTAGAAGAAGGCAGGAACAACAGTGATTACAAGCACAACAACAACATCAGCAATTTAGGAATTCGATGGATGTCCCGATCGAGCGTTTACAGAATTGCATCTGAGCGATATCAGTAACTTGTAACCCGCTAATCAAATCCTTTTAACGAGAGATGAGAAGAGTATACAGTTTGCTTTGCGAATGTGGAAACCGATGATAGATTAGGAAGGTTCGATGGTTTCGAACCTGCGTCCATGAATATGGATTGGGATGGAGAGTGGGTAAGCTTCCATTGTAATCGCTGGTCTTAAAATTTAGCGGCCCTGCGAAATGCaaacaagaagatgatgagaaagTCGGATGTTGTTGGAGTTTGGTCACAAAAGGAttcttctcatttcattaactAACTGATAACGAGTGCATAGTTAAGGCATCATAATCAAGCAAGGCCCAATGGATTGAAGGAGGGTAGAGAGCCCAATTGGGATGGTGAGCCTAATCATCATGGGCTTTCCCGGCCCAATCTGCTACCTGATTACCGGTTATGTTTACGAACATAATCACATAATACATAACTAGTATAATAATGAATCACAATGTTAGATAAAATACACATATTGAGTAAATCATGGATGTAAAGTTACTCATGATATAATAGTTGCCACAATATTAGTTGCTTACTATTACGTGCGATTATCTAAACTATCACAATTAGACAATATATTATTCATCATATAGTGCTTAACTTGATTACCAATTTTATTGATTAATAATGCTTAAATTTATTAATATAGACGTTATAACATTGTAttcattttaatttaatcaCATTATATTATTTACATTGCATCAACATAACAATGttcataatttattaatatGTATCAATGATCTATATAAGGCCAATAAAATAAAGACTAATATGAGATTTTACTTAATTATTATAACAATAGCGAGATCATTATGAATAAATAGATTCCTCTTATGATAAACAATCGATTTGAATAGAATTTATTGAGTATCAAATTGAAGTGAACAGTAAATGATAATTATCctatttcatatatatatatatatatatatttttttttttacggaattTTGTGAAAGCCTAAGTTAAAGGGAGTGTTTGTCACCCCGCTTAAAGAAACAACAAGTGTAAAACTTCTCAGGTCTCATGTGATCCGGGACATATCAAGAAAGGCGTTAGGCGTATCGGCCCTTGCGGTGCTATAATTGACGCGTTAAGTATCTTGCTTAGGGAGTACGATTTGCCGAATGAGCCAATGCTTATCTCGTTTAATACAATTTGAATTCAGGAGACCATGAAAACAGTACCTTGTTATCTAAACCAAACAGTACAACAAGGTATTGCAGCTCTACTACGTCAATGTCTAGTTATCACATTGCAACCTTGTTCCTTTACTCTAACCAATGAGCTATTAAACCAATTTTGCAAAGTAAGCTTAGTGTCAAGCAATACTATTTTTATTGACACATCCTACATTTTTCACCGTTGACATGATTAATTAGTTACTTACCAAAATAAAACTACCCATACGAACAGCGATACATATAGGATGATTCATCTTACTAACGCATCTAATTTATATCCTCAATTGGAATTAAATTAAGCTTGACCTGTGTCAGAGGTGATCAATTGGTGGCCCTGTGCCGAACTCTTGGGTTGAGCTTAATTTGTTACCCAAGTCCATCCATAGTATAAAAGTTTATGTAAAAAATTTCCTAGGCCCAATCGGGGCCGTCCCTCTTTAAAGAAAACCaaaggagggtaaatttgtcaatggTACCCGTGCCAAGTGCATACATCCAAATACATACAAAATGATTAAAGTTACTGATAAATTCCACCAACCCATCAAATTCATGGTTTAGATTCATGGACCGGGTCGGTGGTCTAGTGTCTTTTCATATCCATAGTCCACTATACATTTTGACTCATCGAAACGCGTTAATGTACCGaaacatttttaaatatggCTGTCCGTTTCTTTCAAAGCAAATATCCACTtttcccaccttttttttttcctttttggccatCAACTAAGGATTGTAGACCTTTTTCCCTGTATTTTAAAGCTAATTAGTTGGGCTCACACGATTTCCAAGACACGTGACTCGCAGACAAGAGAGCCAAGTTTAGTGTAATATAATCTAGGATAATGTTTTCTCGACAGTCTCACAATACTATCGATTATTTCTAATAatagatccacacatcatcatcaCGTGTTTTGTACAAATCActcattaatttaaatattaggGTCAGAAATAATAACATTATTATCAAATTATCATGCTAGCGGCTTATTATAATCTACGTTCACATGGCAACACCCGATTCTCTTAAAATCTCTTGTTCCTTCTATGTTCGTCTGTGTAAGAATGttcctcattaaaaaaaaaaagaaggtttgaAATCTAGATATTCTGACAAAAACTTAAGCTCTTTATAGTACGTAAccttactttaaaaaaaaaaaaaacttactaaaTAACGTTGCAGTTTTCTAGGGGGTGTTTCAAATAGGTCGATTGTATAACTCATTAAGATTTTCTAGCACATCTATCATTTTCATAAGCTCATCCATtatgacattttcctttttattcaataTAGTATCTCGAAGACAAGTATTGAACTGCAAGAATAATTTAGTTCATTCACTAGTATGGTTCGactggagagagggagagagggaaagtACCATTTTCGAAGAAGAAACCGACGAGACTAGAGCAGCCAGGGCCACCGTCGATCCAGAGAAGAAGAGGGTCTTGGGAAGGATTCCTCTCCGACTCCACAAAGTAGTAAAACAGCTGCACTTCCTCGTCCTCACCCACTCCCACGTATCTACACACAAAACCCACCACAGTGAGCACGTCATTCTGCCGCCATTGATGGAGAAAAGAGGAAAGGAGAGCGAGAACAAGAAATCTGTGATCTGCGAAACTGACCCGGTTTCGAGCGTGAACGGAAGGTCGCCGGAGTACCCGGGCAGGGTCTTGACGATGACGGAGCAGGAGGCAAGAGAAGCCGCGGCCGCGGCGGCTAGAAACAGGACGAGCGAGGGAAGAGGCGGCATGGCCAATCTGtgtgtgggagagagagagatggaaactGTGAACTGATGATGAAGTGAAAGTACCGTGAGGTAAATAAATGGCGAGAGGCACCCAACAACCTCAGCAGAACATCATCAAGCGCAACGTCCAAGGAAGGCTGGTGGGAGAGAGCGAAAGGCCTCGTACCCGTAGGTCAACGATTCGTAACCTGTTCGAAGTCTGCGACCGTATCGCCCTCATCTGCCCGAAAAACGAAAGGGAGGAAGGCAAGAGATACGAACGGTCTGTTCCCTTCCTGAgaacaaatttcttttttttttggggtcaaagtgCTGAGAACATTAGGCGGG
This genomic interval from Rhodamnia argentea isolate NSW1041297 chromosome 4, ASM2092103v1, whole genome shotgun sequence contains the following:
- the LOC115754632 gene encoding serine carboxypeptidase-like 2, translating into MPPLPSLVLFLAAAAAASLASCSVIVKTLPGYSGDLPFTLETGYVGVGEDEEVQLFYYFVESERNPSQDPLLLWIDGGPGCSSLVGFFFENGPLNFKTSDYNGSLPTLHPNPYSWTQGLNIIFLDAPVGTGFSYSTTADGYNVDDYSFVAHSYEFLRKWLVNHTQFLENQLYVGGSSYSGMAVPMIVQTIVDGIEAGDEPTINVKGLLMSNPVTDSFIDDNSRVEYANRLALISDQLYEAAKTNCNGDYVNVGDDNLQCVVDLNAINELTSKILTVHILEPDCSNALPDPQDDASLRRYLRENATAKSMDHPLNGPALWCRNYNHMLCYIWANHKSVQEALHVRPGTKSYWPYCNSTLAYTKVISSVVDYHKNLTNANIRVLIFSGDHDMSIPHIGTQAWINYLNLTLDESWRVWSVDGQTAGYAKKYINDDYSLTFVTVKGAGHFAAEYKVKECFHLVDRWMAYYPV
- the LOC115754634 gene encoding F-box protein At5g07610-like, translating into MKLHQSNSAAEIIASNEDLVSEILLLVPAKSLVRFKCVSKGWLSIISGPHFSRRHARLHASSRVSGVFLRRTPSEHQFLPLGADSRSGCPFKCLDFVPDPAGLKILQSCNGLLLCCSFRKIGCQRNYYVFNPTTRQFVMLPHLGGASSCATTVYGVSLALDPSKSSHYDVVCVRSTVESAYFYQIEIYSSRDRDWRLSGSPFVAPFDMVFDNGVFWNGVVHWISPTGASLCFDVKKERFRTMPRLPISENQGSRRFRYFGESRGHMHFFEIYGSRTAQFKIFELEKDYSGWFVKYHVELDSMVSAFPEMVRDYMDPGYMNYYAFVMLHLVREGSNEESSLLVHLPGKILTFNVGDKTFRKLYEIPADQSKGYGSLQYGWLDAYEFIETLAPV